In Crassostrea angulata isolate pt1a10 chromosome 6, ASM2561291v2, whole genome shotgun sequence, a genomic segment contains:
- the LOC128189859 gene encoding uncharacterized protein LOC128189859 has translation MVAITQLSLWISALAVFSCQALLVTYIVESETFCEINSTEIDKVSKSMVVFLDDVSTSSKQMYLTNDFIPVCTLNNVEIKNSTDLIVFTSKRRTSKFPTFLMNSTFPIVTNTHDVNRNTSVSTQYKTPSLGNNIYATLKSLDWTYIQVILQPTPYFRNILSEFQRSRDSPYICAIRIFEINSTSNVENMMTALQYETNTRGILVLTDDNVLERIIQFWTSLTDHEQLYFVALYEDSASIQRYMEYILGWVFIPRQTANTKLTDLPSGVIDSINLPQITRREIQNTVNFLKDTLLHANISGCNNSNEEVNDSCIILMWIKEMKVREQRSHVYNIQINVSNEETTTNTTKAKFIQVGEVNNTQFTPLGSWILYDKENRRLRSTTVSWNKAFHYKCRSHVAFEQLTSPFTSDIQIAGNLPLHYSSYTPEGCGELRNNYVLFSEAIVFAVDYVNNLTDILPSVKLGYDIIDTCSVPSRFIHQMDILYSLGLRDASVKRKNYIGGVGFPFSSGVESLAHYSYSKKIPTISISATSSKFSDKNSYPYFMRMVPSNKDETLAIVSVLKHLKIHSIGIVYSNDAFGSDLTKSVLTFANVKGITVNYMLRIEDSYVENPEILNYLVDMFIVKNNKYVQAVLSLTQSQHIKPILQRLNDIEINNIFWIGCDTWVAGIEKTFLKKNVDVVSNAILIAFETNQSEKFLKYMRDKANLTEQNPFIKKLIEKENNCTFDRSKQAKIECKDVVDFKNLFKNVDPHGETHIIDAVISLAHGIDTLIRNHCPLMDYCTEANLHIEELAEIVQKKRITGIDGEKIYYDSKGDGKTIFFIRQIDPTSPSFHRQIGMYLESKILIDNSTLKMPKSIQDKSLTPCTGRDCYSVPTNLIEMPYTFMEGDVMIYAFIELYKFNGVCTDDLILEHFEVATSILWSISNINRKQLKGFPKIGLGLFAACGHDTSLAKSVFKQTFVVPTIPSTPYTKPIIGVVGAITNPVASSIYDARKSSSMDFPMIISASTERFNNREGHPRVFRTVMSSTFDVYLSLQLAKKLGWKYFHALFGSRDQELLDLMKREASTLNMCLATTREIIMDDLENELKTAVDEMLQYDGATVVMVFIPTAAIEMLLKIASEKNTAGKLVFIIPKHVENIQTIVSKYKNPSLGLVVMQNNLLENKQFGSYFQHLKIDEGDWTETLPWGKTFWEDVHQCNLRFSNRYTKDCATDLNLSGLQKKQSPFVASTIHGVYALSKAFQNVLDKHCNLSSLKECVNGNMSEIYHQLELELDRVTVTPDGGTLFGFENRNATIPMVILNFQYGPKGTPRLVEVGSIQKEEITLDLRKLSMYNLNGERRIFKSECPDDQCSVCLDPKFVSDYNEKVQYLSTIPHVTLNSIESGVGLTTIFLVIIGVGVAIVCTYYLAKFSSHKIFSLSADGHACIIIGTTVQILGAMVYLFDGSPLACGIHIALPGSVYSITLTGLLIKLNKTACLHAIVKTNITKLPKWDFAFTYLPIVISAPIIIYVVWTLEDPVTMTWSVPSLFQISKIDDLYIQWYCEFNRTEYIIFMCFFWIILFLCMTLSVIYKCRKTGRKEVKQVLFSAICFSLFTTVTTVLRLLTDDHVMFRVFMAITLPLNGIIILIINFLPQIVDLMREKNRELLFTRLMSDHKTSQVASLWKDFIHSENNRTKRKDSKQKKNEKVSLSVVGLSSKWRKKTRNTSTPISASEA, from the exons ATGGTAGCTATAACGCAACTAAGTCTTTGGATTTCTGCGCTAGCCGTATTTTCTTGTCAGGCTCTATTGGTAACGTACATCGTGGAATCAGAGACGTTCTGTGAAATCAACTCTACGGAAATTGACAAGGTTTCGAAATCCATGGTAGTGTTTCTCGATGACGTGTCAACTAGCTCAAAACAGATGTATTTAACAAATGATTTCATTCCTGTCTGCACTTTAAATAATGTGGAGATTAAAAATTCTACCGATTTGATAG TTTTTACGTCTAAAAGAAGAACGTCCAAATTTCCAACCTTTTTGATGAATTCGACTTTTCCCATTGTAACCAATACACATGACGTAAATAGAAACACAAG TGTTTCCACCCAATACAAAACACCGTCTTTGGGTAACAATATATACGCAACACTTAAATCCCTGGACTGGACGTACATTCAAGTGATCCTGCAGCCGACACCATACTTCCGAAACATTTTGAGTGAATTTCAGAGATCACGTGACTCTCCATACATCTGCGCAATAAGAATCTTCGAAATAAATTCAACCTCTAATGTTGAAAACATGATGACGGCGCTTCAGTATGAAACTAACACTAGGGGGATTCTTGTTTTGACAGACGACAATGTCTTAGA ACGAATCATTCAATTCTGGACATCGCTGACTGACCACGAACAACTGTACTTTGTGGCTCTGTATGAAGACTCGGCAAGCATTCAAAGATACATGGAATATATTTTAG GATGGGTTTTTATACCTAGACAGACAGCGAACACAAAATTAACAG ATTTACCAAGCGGTGTCATAGATAGCATAAACCTCCCCCAAATCACACGGAGAGAAATACAGAACACTGTAAACTTCCTCAAGGACACCTTACTTCATGCGAATATCAGTGGATGTAATAACTCAAATGAAGAAGTAAACGACAGCTGTATAATATTGATGTGGATAAAAGAAATGAAGGTGCGAGAACAGCGAAGTCATGTTTACAACATTCAAATCAATGTATCAAATGAAGAGACCACCACAAATACAACAAAAGCAAAGTTTATTCAG GTAGGAGAAGTAAATAATACCCAGTTTACACCACTCGGATCCTGGATTTTGTATGACAAAGAAAACAGAAGATTAAGATCTACCACAGTGTCGTGGAATAAAGCGTTTCATTACAAGTGCCGATCACACGTGGCCTTTGAACAACTCACGTCACCATTTACCTCCGACATTCAAATTGCGGGGAACCTGCCCCTGCATTATTCTTCATATACCCCAGAGGGCTGTGGAGAACTTAGGAATAACTATGTTCTCTTCAGCGAGGCCATAGTCTTTGCTGTGGACTACGTGAACAATTTGACAGATATTCTACCATCTGTAAAACTTGGGTATGATATCATTGATACGTGTTCCGTACCGAGCAGGTTCATTCATCAAATGGACATATTGTATTCACTTGGGCTTAGAGATGCTAGTGTAAAGAGGAAAAATTACATAGGCGGCGTTGGATTTCCATTTAGTTCAGGAGTTGAAAGTCTAGCACATTacagttattcaaagaaaataCCTACCATTAGCATCAGTGCGACTAGTTCAAAATTTTCTGATAAGAATTCATACCCATATTTTATGCGTATGGTCCCATCTAATAAGGATGAAACATTAGCTATCGTTAGTGTTTTGAAACATCTGAAGATTCATAGCATAGGAATTGTTTACAGCAACGATGCTTTTGGCTCTGATCTCACAAAAAGTGTCTTAACCTTTGCAAATGTAAAAGGAATAACTGTTAACTATATGCTGAGAATTGAAGATAGCTATGTTGAAAATCCTGAAATTCTAAATTATTTAGTGGATATGTTtatagtaaaaaataataaatatgttcAAGCAGTGTTATCACTTACACAGAGCCAACACATAAAACCAATTTTACAACGGCTTAATGATATTGAAATCAACAACATATTTTGGATTGGATGTGATACTTGGGTAGCAGGGATAGAAAAGACATTTCTAAAGAAAAACGTTGATGTTGTTTCTAATGCTATTCTCATTGCATTTGAAACAAATCAGTCAGAAAAGTTTTTGAAATACATGAGAGACAAGGCTAACTTAACGGAACAAAACCCATTCATCAAGAAACTCATAGAAAAGGAAAACAACTGTACCTTTGACAGAAGTAAACAAGCAAAAATAGAGTGCAAAGATGTTGtagatttcaaaaatttgttcaaGAACGTAGACCCTCACGGCGAAACTCATATAATTGATGCAGTAATTTCACTCGCTCATGGAATCGATACACTCATACGAAACCACTGTCCACTGATGGATTATTGTACGGAAGCTAATCTACACATAGAGGAGTTGGCGGAAATTGTTCAGAAGAAACGAATTACGGGAATTGACGGCGAGAAAATATACTACGATAGCAAAGGAGACGgcaaaactatttttttcattaggCAGATAGATCCAACTTCTCCATCTTTTCATCGACAG ATAGGCATGTATCTGGAAAGCAAAATTTTGATAGATAATAGCACACTGAAAATGCCTAAATCAATTCAAGATAAAAGTTTAACTCCATGCACCGGTCGTGACTGTTATTCAGTTCCGACAAACCTGATAGAAATGCCCTACACCTTTATGGAGGGTGATGTCATGATCTATGCTTTCATAGAACTATATAAATTCAATGGAGTATGCACAGACGATCTCATTCTGGAGCATTTTGAGGTGGCTACTTCAATTTTATGGAGTATTTCAAACATTAATAGAAAGCAGCTCAAAGGTTTCCCGAAAATTGGACTAGGGCTATTTGCCGCATGCGGACATGATACCTCCTTAGCAAAAAGTGTTTTTAAACAGACATTTGTTGTTCCAACAATTCCATCAACCCCTTACACGAAACCTATTATTGGAGTGGTTGGAGCAATAACAAACCCTGTAGCATCGTCAATTTATGACGCCAGAAAGTCATCGTCCATGGACTTTCCGATG attATATCAGCGTCGACAGAGAGATTCAACAATAGGGAAGGCCATCCGCGTGTTTTCAGAACCGTAATGTCTTCGACATTCGACGTATACCTTTCCTTACAATTAGCCAAAAAACTTGGCTGGAAATATTTCCATGCCTTATTTGGCAGTCGCGACCAAGAACTATTGGATCTTATGAAAAGAGAAGCATCAACTTTAAACATGTGCTTGGCAACTACTCGAGAGATTATTATGGACGACCTTGAAAATGAACTTAAAACCGCTGTTGATGAAATGTTGCAATATGATGGTGCAACAGTTGTTATGGTTTTTATTCCAACAGCTGCTATTGAGATGTTGCTGAAAATTGCTTCAGAGAAGAACACCGCCGGAAAATTGGTTTTCATTATTCCTAAACACGTAGAAAACATTCAAACAATCGTTTCAAAATACAAGAACCCTTCTTTAG GATTGGTCGTAATGCAGAACAATTTGTTGGAAAACAAACAGTTCGGTTCATACTTCCAACATCTGAAAATTGATGAAGGAGACTGGACAGAAACACTGCCATGGGGCAAAACATTTTGGGAGGATGTACACCAATGTAACCTAAGGTTTTCAAATCGATACACCAAGGACTGTGCAACTGACTTAAACCTTAGTGGGCTACAAAAGAAACAGTCTCCTTTTGTAGCGTCAACAATTCATGGGGTTTATGCCTTGTCTAAAGCTTTCCAAAATGTTTTGGACAAGCATTGCAACTTATCATCTCTTAAGGAGTGTGTCAATGGGAATATGTCAGAAATCTACCATCAACTTGAGCTTGAATTGGATCGTGTTACGGTGACTCCTGATGGAGGAACGCTATTCGGTTTTGAAAATAGAAATGCAACAATTCCTATGGTTATCCTTAACTTCCAGTATGGTCCCAAAGGCACTCCTCGATTAGTCGAA GTTGGAAGTATACAAAAGGAAGAGATAACTCTAGATTTACGAAAACTAAGCATGTACAACTTGAATGGTGAACGGCgaatttttaaatcagaatgtcCGGATGATCAATGTTCAGTATGTCTGGATCCAAAATTTGTATCTGATTACAACGAAAAGGTGCAATATCTTTCCACCATTCCTCATGTTACTCTGAACAGTATTGAAAGCGGAGTTGGACTTACTACTATCTTTCTTGTTATCATTGGTGTCGGAGTAGCTATTGTTTGTACTTACTACCTGGCCAAATTTTCCTCTCACAAAATATTTAGTCTTTCTGCCGACGGACATGCTTGCATAATTATAGGAACAACCGTGCAAATCCTGGGAGCAATGGTGTATTTGTTTGATGGTTCACCTTTAGCATGTGGAATTCATATCGCACTACCAG GAAGTGTCTATAGCATTACCCTGACTGGCTTATTGATAAAACTCAACAAAACAGCTTGCCTTCACGCAATcgtaaaaacaaatattactaAGCTACCAAAATGGGATTTTGCCTTCACGTATTTACCTATTGTAATATCGGCGCCAATCATCATATACGTCGTCTGGACTTTGGAGGACCCTGTGACTATGACGTGGTCGGTGCCATCTTTGTTTCAGATTTCAAAGATTGACGATTTATATATCCAATGGTATTGCGAATTCAACAG GACggaatatatcatttttatgtgCTTCTTTTGGATAATTCTATTCCTGTGTATGACTTTATCGGTCATCTACAAATGCAGAAAAACAGGAAGGAAAGAGGTCAAGCAAGTTTTGTTTTCCGCAATCTGCTTTTCTCTATTCACTACTGTCACAACTGTGCTCCGTTTGCTGACTGATGATCACGTGATGTTCAGAGTATTTATGGCAATTACTCTGCCTTTAAATGGAATAATTATCTTGATTATAAATTTTCTTCCACAAATTGTCGATCTCATGAGGGAAAAGAACAGGGAACTTCTTTTTACCAGACTTATGTCTGATCATAAAACAAGCCAGGTTGCAAGCCTTTGGAAGGACTTCATTCATAGTGAAAACAATAGAACAAAAAGAAAAG ATTCAAAACAAAAGAAGAATGAGAAAG TTTCTTTGTCCGTAGTTGGACTCTCATCAAAATGGCGTAAAAAGACACGGAACACATCAACACCTATCTCGGCATCTGAGGCATAA
- the LOC128190348 gene encoding potassium voltage-gated channel subfamily C member 3-like has translation MENTVVLNISGTKFEVSVNTFNNMMSTESDAKLKLDILKENNPSCYFLERNFEVFTAVLSYFQGNGLHVPALTCIAEFKKELDFWGIDPQEIEPCCYSKYIGFFDDQKALTILTDDQTERITERTELQRRVKATGWLSIQAKVWSVLEEPSFNMFAKGYFYISAFFVIVSIAALVCGTHPTFMRSLRESEWEEFFGEEYPQYSGHFDSSGSSTNTTLIPLPTHAKAPLDFLSYLDFITTAFFSVEFILRFIFCPNKKKFISSFLNLVDIFSLCVMYSKYIVEAINPREKYTATVFDIVHCFQIVRVFRLFRLVKNFIGFRVLLYALKASTWEVLLMSLFLVVAMLMFSAFVFFSGDTAFTSIPDAFWWAIVTMTTVGYGDMYPTQPLSKTIGAVCAVTGVCLLAIIIPIFVNNFLLFYSYSKVWGSKDNANTNKGGTKKNNIISSKSKVSPDC, from the exons ATGGAGAATACAGTTGTCCTCAATATCAGTGGAACAAAATTTGAAGTATCTGTAAATACCTTTAATAATATGATGTCCACCGAAAGTGATGCAAAATTGAAGCTAGACATCTTGAAAGAAAATAACCCATCATGCTATTTCTTAGAAAGAAACTTTGAAGTATTTACCGCAGTTCTCAGTTATTTTCAAGGAAATGGTCTTCATGTTCCTGCATTGACTTGCATCGCTGAATTCAAAAAGGAATTAGACTTTTGGGGAATCGATCCTCAAGAAATAGAGCCTTGTTGTTATAGCAAATACATCGGTTTTTTCGACGACCAGAAAGCACTTACAATCCTTACAGATGACCAAACGGAGCGTATCACCGAACGCACAGAGCTACAGCGCCGTGTTAAAGCAACAGGCTGGCTCTCCATTCAGGCTAAAGTGTGGTCTGTTTTAGAAGAACCATCATTTAACATGTTTGCAAAG GGATATTTCTACATAAGTGCGTTCTTTGTCATCGTGTCCATTGCAGCCTTAGTATGTGGAACCCATCCAACATTCATGCGATCACTTCGTGAATCTGAGTGGGAAGAGTTCTTTGGAGAAGAATACCCACAATATTCAGGACACTTTGATTCGAGTGGATCATCAACTAATACAACGCTTATTCCATTGCCAACACACGCTAAAGCACCACTTGATTTCCTGTCATATCTCGATTTTATTACCACTGCTTTCTTTTCTGTGGAATTTATCCTTCGATTTATATTTTgcccaaacaaaaaaaagtttatatcatCGTTCCTTAATCTAGTAGATATATTTTCTCTCTGTGTCATGTATTCTAAATACATTGTAGAAGCTATCAACCCGAGAGAAAAATACACAGCAACTGTTTTCGATATTGTGCACTGCTTTCAGATTGTTCGGGTATTCCGTTTATTCCGTTTGGTGAAAAACTTCATCGGATTCCGTGTATTATTATACGCGTTGAAAGCCAGTACCTGGGAAGTACTTTTGATGTCGCTGTTTCTTGTTGTGGCCATGCTGATGTTCTCAGCATTCGTTTTCTTTTCGGGGGATACGGCTTTCACTAGCATCCCAGACGCTTTCTGGTGGGCAATTGTTACTATGACAACTGTCGGATACGGCGATATGTATCCCACGCAACCTCTTTCAAAAACCATCGGAGCGGTCTGTGCTGTCACAGGAGTATGTCTCCTAGCGATTATCATCCCAATCTTTGtcaacaattttcttttattttattcttactCCAAAGTTTGGGGAAGCAAAGACAATGCAAATACGAATAAAGGGGGTACGAAGAAAAATAACATCATTTCTTCGAAGTCAAAGGTTTCTCCTGACTGTTGA